From Mustela nigripes isolate SB6536 unplaced genomic scaffold, MUSNIG.SB6536 HiC_scaffold_1169, whole genome shotgun sequence, one genomic window encodes:
- the LOC132008803 gene encoding grpE protein homolog 1, mitochondrial-like codes for MAARCVRLARQSLPAYLSLRPSPRLLCTATKQKNSGQNLEEVVSQNEQKTDTPSPEKILLDEKVKLEEQLKETVEKYKRALADTENLRQRSQKLVEEAKLYGIQGFCKDLLEVADILEKATQSVPKEEVRDDNPHLKNLYEGLLMTEVQIQKVFTKHGLLRLNPMGARFDPYEHEALFHTPVEGKEPGTVALVSKVGYKLHGRTLRPALVGVVKAA; via the coding sequence ATGGCGGCTCGGTGTGTGAGGCTGGCGCGGCAAAGTCTCCCAGCTTACCTGTCTCTCAGACCATCTCCTCGGCTGCTGTGCACAGctacaaaacagaagaacagtGGCCAGAACCTGGAAGAGGTCGTGAGTCAGAATGAACAGAAGACAGATACTCCTTCCCCAGAGAAGATACTCCTGGACGAGAAGGTCAAGCTAGAAGAGCAGCTGAAGGAGACTGTGGAAAAATATAAGCGAGCTTTGGCAGACACTGAGAACTTGAGGCAGAGGAGCCAGAAATTGGTGGAGGAGGCAAAATTATACGGCATCCAGGGCTTCTGTAAGGACTTGCTGGAGGTCGCAGATATCTTGGAGAAGGCGACGCAGAGTGTCCCGAAGGAGGAGGTCAGAGACGACAATCCTCACCTCAAGAACCTCTATGAGGGGCTCCTGATGACGGAGGTCCAGATCCAGAAGGTGTTCACCAAACACGGCTTGCTGCGGCTGAACCCCATGGGTGCCAGGTTCGACCCCTATGAGCACGAGGCCCTGTTCCACACACCAgtggagggcaaggagcccgGCACGGTGGCGCTGGTCAGCAAAGTGGGGTACAAGCTGCACGGGCGCACCCTGAGACCCGCACTGGTGGGGGTGGTGAAGGCAGCTTAG